tgtactttgtggagaaatgtcctctggtctgatgaaaaaaaaatagaactgtttggccataatgaccattgttatgtttggaggaaaaagggtgaggcttgcaagccaaagaacaccatcctaaccgtgaagcacaggggtggcagcatcatgttgtgggggtgctttgctgcaggagggactggtgcacttcacaaaatagatggcatcatgaggaaaggaaaattatgtggatatattgaagcaacatctcaagacatcagtcaggaagttaaagcttggtcgcaaatgggtcttccaaatagacaatgaccccaagcatacttccatagttgtggcaaaatggcttaaggacaacaaagtcaaggtattggagtggccatcacaaagccctgacctcaatcctatagaaaatttgtgggcagaactgaaaaagcgtgtgtgagcaaggagggcctacaaatcttctcagttacaccagctctgtcaggaggaatgggccaaaattcacccaacttattgtgggaagcttgtggaaggctatccaacacgtttgacccaagttaaacaatttaaaggcaatgctaccaaatactaattgagtgtatgtaaacttctgacccactgggaatgtgatgaaagaaataaaagctgaaataaatcattctctcaactattattctgacatgtcacattcttaaagtaaagtggtgatcctaactgacctaacacagggaattttaactaagattaaatatcaggaattgtgaaaaactgagtttaaatgtatttggctacggtgtatgtaaacgtccgacttcaactgtatgtatatatattatgtcccccccacacttctaaaaccaaagttgcgcccctgcctgcatgtgtgtgcataACCATTGAAAGTAATGTTTTGATTTGATGTGCTTTAAAGTGATATTTTGGTATTCACCTGTTGCACCTGTGCAGTTAAGTATCAAGTTTTTGTGTACACCATTGATGGCTTCATACTGTAACAGCTGTTGAACAAACCACCATACCTGGCTGATCCACAGTCTCTGTGTACACCTCTTTCTTATCAGACATAAAGGTTCATTTGGTTTCTTCTTTGTCTTCTTCCACAGGCATCATCAACCATGGTGGAGTGAAGCCTAACATCATCCCAGCCTACACCGGGCTGGAGTACTACAGTGGAACACTCCACTGGTCACGGACATGTCTGACCTCAAAGCCAAGGCAGAGGCCTGCTTCAGGTCAGCTGCCATGGCAACTGGTTGTCAAGTAAGCATGCTCAAAATAGCATTTTTTTTCCGTTGTCCCTTGTTTACCATCAAGGTTGAGGGAAAATATGTTGGTGGGTAAGTCGTGTAAGTTTATATCCTATAGGTGGGGAGAACTTATCCAAACCACACATATTCCAACATCCTTCCCAACACCACCCTTGCACAGCTCTACGAAGAGAATGGTAGAGCCTTGGGGATTGAGTTTGTGGAAGTGCAGAACAATTTCTCAGGTAGCAaaaatgaaataataataattgtagaGAGAGTAATATTACTGGAGATGAGCACTTGTCTTCATAGTCTTGTCTATGTCTTGGCAGGTTCCACTGACTTTGGCAACATGTCATTTGTCGTCCCTGGGATACACCTTTTCTTTTACATTGGCACCGATGCACTGAACCATACTGAGGAGTATACCGCAGCGGTGGGTAGGATTCAGTAATAAAAAGAGATGGGTACTGCTCAACTTGATTTCAGCCTATTTTAAGCTCTATAAAATAAACTGTGAATACAGAAAATGGATACAAAATGGACCCTGGTACAGACTGATTTTCTGACCGTTATGACATTATTCACATCAGTgtaggctgttgaggggaggacggcttatgagccatcctcccctcagcagcctccactgattcacATGCCTATTCCATTGAATGGTCCAGGTGCAGAAAAGGCCCAGTTTTACACGCTCCGGACGGCCAAGGCCCTGGCCATGACAGCTGTGGATGTACTGTGCTGCCCTGAGCTGTTTCACAAGATGAGGGTGGAATTCTCTGAGGCCAAACTGAAGCAGGAGCAAGGACCGAAAGACAAGGACACTACTGGCTCCACACATTCATGGAAAAAACATTGATGACCTCGTGATTAACAGGAAGTATTGATTCAAACTACCTCTAGTCAGAGGCTGCTCTGCAATCAGTGCCAAGTTGCTCATGATTTTCGAAGAATGGTAATCATTGTTATCAATGAAGCAATTCTAATACACCATAAAGCAAAGATTCTAATGAGAAGCTACAACATTGCAATTACTGTAATATGTCAATTTCCATGTCTTTACTTTGCAGTAGGCTAGTTCAAAACGTGTTCTTCCATTTCAGATGCAATGACTTCCTCTTTCTCAGAAAACATCACAttttattaaatatgtttaacAGTGATCACAACATAGCTTTACATAGGTGTGTTGAGTGATTCTTCTCATATTGATTATAAAAATAAGGGGTATTTGGAGACACAATCTCTCCTAGTAAGACAATAATATATCCATCCTGTAGCTACCATATGAGGTTATCTACGAGGTTATGTATTCAAACGGATTCAAAGGGGAACAAACTCTAAAACCTGAAATGACTAGTACAGTGAATCTCACATAATAATATACACGAAGAGACATTAACGTCAAAAGTATCAAAATAGTGGGAAAGAAAACAGTCTAAAGTGATTTGTACATTTGGCTTCAAAAAACCTAACCTGTTTGTTTCTTATGTATTAGTGTCACATGTAGTTGTGCTATTGATGTGAAAATGATCACAAAGTGAAATGGTTGCTTATTACCAACAAACTAGTGTTTAAGATCAGAAGCAACGATACATAACATCCAAATAGGGTGTTCATATTTTAGAACGGCAAATACGAAAATAAAAATGAAAGATATCGCCTGAAATTCAGGCTTTCGACTTTAACGGGCTAGCGCTCTCCGGGGCACTATCTAGTCATAGTCATGCTAAGTCACTAATATATACACGTCATCTCAAGGCCCTTCACCCAGTGGGCAAGCCTTAAGATCTGAAACCTATCAATGTTGTTTTTCAGTTGCTTAGTTGTCCATTGGTCACAATCAATATGACACAATCCCAAAAAGATAGAATTTAATATTAATCGTGaccataattaaaaaaaaaacgtcTCAATGTCAAATGTATAATCAACAAGGGGCTATACCTATGGGAAATAATTCACAACATTGTATTTCAAAATTTGACATTCCCAAAACATTGCAATCAAAAATAGTTTTTCAACCCCGATGCACCAGTTATCAATATTAATTAGTCTGATGTTTGAGAAACCATATTGTAACTGAACATTTTCAGTGGATGTTTAAATAAAAATATTGCACTCAATTTTGTAATGCTTGACCCGGTGGCTCAGTGGAAATGACGATAAACCCTTATAACTGTTTTCTTGAATGGAAAGAGTACATATTTAAATAAGTCTTTAAGAGGCTCGGTCAAGAAGGCAATGTTCCTTGCATTTTATGAGccatatctctttctctgtcttgaaAAACAGACAAAAACATGTTCTCTCTGTGGCCACTATCCCTGTTAATGGAGtcctgggtcatattcattagggcacactctAAAAAtcgacaagttcaggtagtcccacTCCCTCCCTGTTTAAGTCAGTTCTCTGTCCATTTGGTGCTTAATAAATATGACCATGTTGTGCTCTAACTGCAGCATGTGAGTGTGATAGGGTAGAAGAGTCCTTCCCCATTTGTGGCACAGGTCAGGCGTTAGGAGTAGATAGACCAGTAGATGATGTTGAACAGGGCGTAGGAACCAGGGAATAGGACCCGTGAGTACTTGTCTATGGCGTGGGTGTCTATCCAAATGTTCACATAGCCTGGCCTCTTTACCTGGCCCGTGAGCTGGGGATCCCCCAGAACCACCTGGGCCAACATCCTCTCCTGCCTGCCGCCGTTCTCTGGCATCCCATAGTTCCCTGCTGTGCCATAGTTCGCTGTGCTGTTGACGTCCATGGTGGTGTAGCCGGAGATCTGGGGGTCGCACGTCATGTCGTCCGGGTTGCCAATGCCACAGGTACAGGGCAACTGCAAGAATGCGGAAGTAAAAGGTGAATTAACGGACAAGACTTAAACGACAACTGAAGTATTTGAAGTGGCTTTAAAGACACTAATATGTCTAATATGCAACTTATTTTGCATAGGGCTTCTAAAGAAGGTTGTTTGGCAAGAAAAGTTTTCGGGGACTCTGTGTTGAAATACTTCCTCCTGAGGCTACTTATGCAGTTTAAGCTCCTTATGCCACAACATTTGGCATATGGAGAGATATGAGCAATGTTGTGCACCAGATGTTGTCctaaaaataaatgaatacagaAAAGCAGAAAAACATTTCAtgttaatgaaattaaacaaaatGTACCCTTTCTCTTAGCTTCCTCTCTTTCCGTTCCTGCACGGTCGAGAGGTAGTTGACCGCTGCATACTCTATGACCGAGAGGAAGACAAACACAAAACTGACCCACAGGTAGATGTCTACTGCTTTGATGTAGGACACTCTGGGCATGGAGGCGTTGACTCCAGTGATGATGGTGGACATGGTGAGCACCGTGGTGATACCTGGACAGTCAAAACAGAGGGTTCAGCAACCTAGGAGATTTGACACCGATCTCCATTGAAATAGCTTTTTAGTCTGTCCCTTTACAGTTCATTTTAAGCCTCATTGGGGCCACCATTGAGACCAAACATCACAATCAAACACATGAGCATCAAGACTGTACTAcatctcaaatagaaaactgaAATATCCATTAAACCTAGAGCTAGAAACTTTCTTGTCCTTCTGGCAAGGGCCTTTCATACCCAAAGGGACCCTAGCGGGGACAGCCCTGCGGTCAATCCAGAAGGAGACCCAGGACAGCATGACCATGAGGGTGGCAGGGAAGTAGGTTTGGAGCAGGAAGAAGAAGACGTGGCGTCGTAGAGTGAAGTGGATGTACAGACGGTTGTACCAGCCTGGGAAGGAAAAAAGAACACAGCTGATATTCTACGCAGATCCTGTCCCTTTCATTTGTTTCCATTCCCACAGTGCAGAGGTCTGAAACTCACGACCCGCTGGCTAAATGCGGCCCGCAAGGCAATTTAATGTGGCCCATGGTTGTCTTAGTAAATATGTGACTTCAGGGTTACCTGTACTGCTATAAAAGGCCAGCTTTGTAGTGGTGTGGAACTTCTGGATGAGGAACTGGGATAAAGATATCCTCTCGTCCGTGTTCAGTGACTCGTTGCCTTTCTTCCAGTACAGCATGAGGTCATCGTCCGTGTACGCGTCTGATGAGAGAACGTTAAAACCCCCCCCAATGAATACCTCACATGATTGTGATAAAACTGGATCAAATGTCATCAGAGATGTGTAGGTAAATGGTGAAGTTGAGAGATGCACTCACAGCTCTCTATCTCCAGCGAGCAGGTCTGTGTGTCCAGAGGGAAGCGACTCAGGTCCATGTTGCACATGGCCGTGACTGTGATTCTGTAAGAACAAAAGTGACAGCATAGCATGACTTATGTCAAtttaacgtctagttttgatttacatttggttgagttttcaactaacgtgaattcaatcaaaaaaatgtcaccatgtcattgggtGAAAAAAAGACGACAAAATGCCCCTACGTTGATTACTATTTGCAAagccaatcagttttccacattgattcaacgtcatgACATGATCTTTGGGGggtgaaatgatgtggaaacagtgttgagtcaaccagtttttgcccagtgggatgtcaCTGAAGGACTTATGTATAACATGGGTTACATGAGGTCTCTATTTGGCTGGGGAAGGAAAAGTGTTTAGCGTCCATTTCAGTGTTGTCCATCTGTCTCATAAAATGGAAAATTATGTCACGCACTGTATATCTTTCAATGGACATAATTTATTCAATGGACAAAATATGTGTTAAGATAACTCATTCAAGTGTTCCAGGTTGTCCAATTCAACAACCCAGGAAGGTTGCACTCACGTGACCAAACCTTTTCCCATATGGTAACATTACATGCTTACTAAGTAGCATGTTCAATAGCTTTGTTTAGCAGTCCAACAAATCGGCCTTCTTCATATACCTTGATAAATTAGTTTGAACATGAGCTCAGCGCTAAATCCAATACCCTTGAGGGTAAGTCATCAAACGAGGGTCGTGTTCAGCTAGCATGAAAACGTTCGGAAACGGGGTACTATCGGAacctgtccaataagaaacgcttgtTTTCGTGTTCCGTTGCAAAACTTTTTCTATGGTGTGCCCTAATGGACACGGCCCAGTTCTCATCATTCTAATACAGGAGAGCTGAGCAGCTACCTTAGACTGTAGAGCACATTTCCGTCAGGGTGCACCCTCAGCATGACGTTGTCTGTGGTGGTGTCATGGATGAAGGACCTCTTGGAGTGGACGAAGAACATGTCAGGAACCCAGATCTTCTTGGCCAGCCTGCTGTCGAAGGTCATGCTCTGGTTATTGGTGCTGGGGAAGGACAGGCGCTCGTCCTTCCAGTAGTGCCTCAGGTACAGGGTCATGGTGAAGTCCTGAAACAACACAACAGGGGCTTGTTATGGCGGTGGTGGTGCCCTTTGTCGGGGGACAATCACACCTATCGATGAAGCTGCTTTTTGAATTGAATGTAGGTACAGCATGTGTTGAAGGATTCCACATATGAGATATCTGATTTGAGTGAGCTTAATTTTTTGTGCTTACGTAATATTCATGAAAGGCTTCTCTGGTTGAAACATTTTCTAGATAGTGGAATACTTTTGCAATAGTATGGGGCAAAGATTTAGCTTGGTCAAGCAGACTGACTGCTGTGCTCACGTTTCCTTTCGCTTCAAAGTGAAACAGAATGTGAGCTATCGTGCTATGAGGCTTGTTACACCAGGCTAGGAAAGATTACTCTTCACTGTGTAATAAAGAGACTCAAATCCCACTCACCATATCCACTTCAGAGATTGTGTCCAGACTTTCAACCTGAACATCTACCCCAACTGGAATAGGGGGTCCTGTAATTAAAGACAATTATATTAATAGAAAGTTCAGTGAGAGAGTAGATTTTCAGATTGAATTTACTATATTTGACCTCTTTTCAAAAAGCTATCAAAGAAATGTAATTACAAGAGCACTACAGTTTTTCCTTCATGCATTGCTGTAATGGATACTCATTGATTCTACCACAGAGAACATCATGTGTCAGGTACACCACCTGTTCACGAAAATGGTTCACTCCTACAGACAGTAGGAGTCacatggccgtggcttgctatataaagcgggcagacaggcatcgaggcattcagttacttttcgattgaacgttagaatgggcaaaacgagtgacctaagcgactttgagcacaggttccagtatctcagaaacgccCGGCCTCCTGAGCTTTTCAAGCATGACAGTacctagagtttacagagaatggtgcgacaaacaaaacacatccagtcagtggcagtcTTGTGgacgaaaacagctcgttgatgagagaggtcgaaggagaatggcaagaatcgtgcaagctaacaggcggtcCACAAGCAGGCAAATaatggcgcagtacaacagtggtgtgcagaacagcaTCTTGGAATGCACAATTCGTTGacccttgtcacggatgggctattgcagcagacgaccaccccgggttccactcctatcagctaaaaacaagaagaggccgctccagtgggcacacgatcaccaacactggacaattgaggagtggaaaaacattgcctggtccgacgtcatgctgatggcagagtcaggatttggagtAAGCAGCATGAATTAATGCccccttcctgcctggtgtcaacaatacaggctggtggtgtagtggtgtggggaatgttttcctggcacacattaggtcccttgataccaattgagcaatgtttccatgccctgaagaattcaggctgttctggagggaaAGGGGGGTCTGACTCGAAACTAGATGggtatacctaataaactggccactgagtgtattgTGACTAGGCTGTGTGGAGTATACAGTAGTTTTATTCAAATACAGTGTAGGCCTATTAATAGGCTGGATTTGCTTGTGCCATGACTGGCTATTTTTGACCTATTTTAGCCTTTACTCACCATCATCCGCCATTGTACAGGAATACAATTAGGTCACAATGGATCAAGTTGTTGCAGCGTCAAACATCTGGAAGCTATTgagatcttttttctctctcttccagaCAGATTTGGAGCTGGTGTGGCAAAAGGAGACATTGTTttcccacttaacccggaagcctgccgcaccaatgtgtcggaggaaacaccgtgcacctggcgaccatgtcagagTGCACTGCAcgtcacaggagtcgctagtgtgcgatgggacaaggacatccctgccggccaaaccctccccgaacgtggacgacgctgggacaattgtgcgccgccccatgggtctcccggtcgcagccgacAGAGCCTGAATCTCTAGTAGCACAGCTAGCACTGagatgcgatgcagtgccttagaccactgcgccactcgggaggcccaataGTAGACATTTTAAAGGAGGATCATTCATAGTGTGATGTATTTATCACTCAGATTACTCTTACAGTCtgttattgtttatttttatatattcatAAAACAAGATATATTTGGCCATTGTTCTGGTCAAAAATATGACATTCATTTTCAGCAACCCACATGTTGCTTGATCCATGGGCTTGTGTGAAACACATTTTGTCATTTGGCCTAGATCATTGATGTATCTCTGACCTGAGATGGCCGTCCTCAAGGTATTATGGATTCCAAACGTGTAAATAACTCAAAAAGAACATGTCACTTTAACATGAGAACCCATtaagcctctcactaatacaatAGATCCCACATGCAGGGCCTTTAATCCCACAACAGCAAATCCCTGTACGTTGACCATGAAACCACAAACTCTGTCAACATCCCTGTTAAAAGAAAGAGTACCAGCATGCCAATGTACAGCTTGTCATGTTGCTGGTGTCATAAGGGCTTTTGGAGGCCTGAGCTGATGAGACCATTGGATAGATTGTACGACCCCGTTTAAAGGGAAAAAATTATGCTCTaagcaacattgaaaaacaacaaaaaagcaaCTGCAACAACAACTAAAAGGAGCGAATAAACTATTTGTACATTTTGCCCTCAAAGTAATTTGTGCATCACTGTTGATGCACAGCACATACATTGATGAAGTGGACCTTCAAATCTTATGTGGAGCATGTttttcacatacagttgaagtcggaagtttacatacactcaggttggagtcattaaaacgcgtttttcaaccactccacaaatttcttgttaacaaactatagttttggcaagtcggttaggacatctactttgtccatgaaacaagtaatttaattgtaaacaattgtttacagacagattatttcacttataattcattgtgtcacaattccaattgtaaacaattgtttacagacagattatttcacttataattcattgtgtcacaattccagtgggtcggaagtttacatacagtaagttgactgtgcctttaacagcttggaaaattccagaaaatgatgtcatggctttggaagtttctgataggctaattaacatactttgagtcaattggaggtgtacctgtggatgtatttcaaggcctaccttcaaactcagtgcctctttgcttgatgtcatgggaaaatcaaagaaatcagccaagacctcagaaaaaaaattgtagacctccacaagtctggttcatcattgggagcaatttcaaatgcctgaaggtaccacgtttatctgtacaaacaatagtacgcacgtgtaaacaccatgggaccacgcagctgtcataccgctcaggaaggagacgcgttctgtctcctagagatgaacgtactttggtgcaaaaagtgaaaatcaatcccagaacaacagcaaaggatcttgtgaagatgctggaggaaacaggtaccaaagtatctatatccacagtaaaacgagtcctatattgacataacctgaaaggccgctcagcaaggaagaagccactgctccaaaaccgccataaaaaagccagactatggtttgcaactgcacatggggaaaaatatcgtacttttggagaaatgtccactggtctgatgaaacattaatagaactgtttggccataatgaccatcgttatgtttggaggaaaaagggggaggcttgcaagccgaaaaacaccatcccaaccgtgaagcacgggggtggcagcatcatgttgtggaggtgctttgctgcaggaaggactggtgcacttcacataatagatggcatcgtgaggcaggaaaattgtggctatattgaagcaacatctcaagacatcagtcaggaagttaaagcttggtcgcaaatgggtcttacaaatggacaatgaacccaagcatacttccaaagttgtggcaaaatggcttaaggacaacaaagtcaaggtattggagtggtcatcacaaagccctgacctcaatcctatagaaaatttgtgggcagaactgaaaaagcgtgtgcgagcaaggaggcctacaaacctgactcagttacaccagctctgtcaggaggaatgggccaaaattcacccaacttattgtgggaagcttgtggaaggctacctgaaacgtttgacccaagttaaacaatttaaatgcaatgctacctaatactaattgagtgtatgtaaacttctgacccactgggaatgtgatgaaagaaataaacgcTGAAATAAAGCATTCTCTcgactatttttctgacatttcacattcttaaaataaagtggtgatcctaactggcctaaaacagggaatttttactcggattaaatgtcaggaattgtgaaaaactgagtttaaatgtatttggctaaggtgtatgtaaacttccaacttcaactgtccTAAACCTGATGATTTCACTAGGTAGAATTATACAAATTATATGACTCCTGTAACGTCTTACCTCCAAATGCTGGTCTCATGGTAAAATCATGGTCATCTATTCTTAGGAGCTGCTCAGATTTTGTCATGGGAGATTTTGTCATGTCTGAACTTCGCTTTAGAATTGGTCTGTAGATaggaaaatgtgttattttatagggTTAGGCTATGAGATTATCTATTTTTTTCAATGGGCAAAGACATGTTTTACACTGTCAAGTAGGGTATCAAATTACAATTTCAGCTTTACTGTATTTACAATATCAATAGTAGTGATAACACCTTTCATGTTATGCTATGAGTTTGCAACCCACTTTTTCAGATCAGCGTTTTTGTACAATGACAATGAACTCTAACCTTTCAGACTTGCTATGAGTTCCTCCATCCATTCTTGACGTTTGTCTCCTGGATCTGTTGATGGGAAAAATCACAAGAATTTTGCAAACAACTTCTGGTCAAAATGTCAAGATGAATTCCAGTATAGGTGGTAGAAACAGAAGTGACAAAGGAGCATAGAAGTGTAGTAACCTTGTAATGACCTATAATCTTGCTGAAGACCATTGTATGACAGTAATGTGAGGCTGAAATACAAAGGAAGTTTGGTGCAGCAACAACAACCTACAGTGAGCTACGAacgtattgggacagtgacacattttgtgttgttttgcctctgtactccagcactttggatttgaaatgatacactgactatgaggttaaagtgcagactgtcagctttaatttgagggcatTGTCATCCATATCGGGTAAACCGTTTAGAAGTTGTacatacagtagtaacccccattttaggggatcaaaagtattgggacaaaggtttagtatttggttccatatttctagcacgcaatgattacatcgaccttgtgactctacaaattaTGGTAGCATCcatattaatgtagaagtgtttagaaacatattctattcttatttacaataaaagtgactccaaaataacacaatacattatttgccattcatttctattggaccAAAAAtattctgaaacacaaccaaaacaaacagaaaatgcatccaacatttttttgtagagtcacaagattGATgcagtcattgtgtgctaggaatatgggaccaaatactaaacttcggactactttaatacacctataagtgaatttgtcccaatacttttggtcccctaaaatggggggactacagTAAGTACAACAAGGTCTGTAATTTATAAACGGTTCACCTGATattgatgaaaataccctcaa
This Salvelinus fontinalis isolate EN_2023a chromosome 16, ASM2944872v1, whole genome shotgun sequence DNA region includes the following protein-coding sequences:
- the LOC129812622 gene encoding gamma-aminobutyric acid receptor subunit rho-1-like isoform X3, with the translated sequence MCTMQVDTVFVLFCICLMGVAGRSAHQRGQKLETYKQSRSRRQTSRMDGGTHSKSERPILKRSSDMTKSPMTKSEQLLRIDDHDFTMRPAFGGPPIPVGVDVQVESLDTISEVDMDFTMTLYLRHYWKDERLSFPSTNNQSMTFDSRLAKKIWVPDMFFVHSKRSFIHDTTTDNVMLRVHPDGNVLYSLRITVTAMCNMDLSRFPLDTQTCSLEIESYAYTDDDLMLYWKKGNESLNTDERISLSQFLIQKFHTTTKLAFYSSTGWYNRLYIHFTLRRHVFFFLLQTYFPATLMVMLSWVSFWIDRRAVPARVPLGITTVLTMSTIITGVNASMPRVSYIKAVDIYLWVSFVFVFLSVIEYAAVNYLSTVQERKERKLRERLPCTCGIGNPDDMTCDPQISGYTTMDVNSTANYGTAGNYGMPENGGRQERMLAQVVLGDPQLTGQVKRPGYVNIWIDTHAIDKYSRVLFPGSYALFNIIYWSIYS
- the LOC129812622 gene encoding gamma-aminobutyric acid receptor subunit rho-1-like isoform X1; this encodes MCTMQVDTVFVLFCICLMGVAGRSAHQRGQKLETYKQSRSRRQTSRMDGGTHSKSERPILKRSSDMTKSPMTKSEQLLRIDDHDFTMRPAFGGPPIPVGVDVQVESLDTISEVDMDFTMTLYLRHYWKDERLSFPSTNNQSMTFDSRLAKKIWVPDMFFVHSKRSFIHDTTTDNVMLRVHPDGNVLYSLRITVTAMCNMDLSRFPLDTQTCSLEIESYAYTDDDLMLYWKKGNESLNTDERISLSQFLIQKFHTTTKLAFYSSTGWYNRLYIHFTLRRHVFFFLLQTYFPATLMVMLSWVSFWIDRRAVPARVPLGMKGPCQKDKKVSSSRYHHGAHHVHHHHWSQRLHAQSVLHQSSRHLPVGQFCVCLPLGHRVCSGQLPLDRAGTEREEAKRKVALYLWHWQPGRHDVRPPDLRLHHHGRQQHSELWHSRELWDARERRQAGEDVGPGGSGGSPAHGPGKEARLCEHLDRHPRHRQVLTGPIPWFLRPVQHHLLVYLLLTPDLCHKWGRTLLPYHTHMLQLEHNMVIFIKHQMDRELT
- the LOC129812622 gene encoding gamma-aminobutyric acid receptor subunit rho-1-like isoform X2 produces the protein MCTMQVDTVFVLFCICLMGVAGRSAHQRGQKLETYKQSRSRRQTSRMDGGTHSKSERPILKRSSDMTKSPMTKSEQLLRIDDHDFTMRPAFGGPPIPVGVDVQVESLDTISEVDMDFTMTLYLRHYWKDERLSFPSTNNQSMTFDSRLAKKIWVPDMFFVHSKRSFIHDTTTDNVMLRVHPDGNVLYSLRITVTAMCNMDLSRFPLDTQTCSLEIESYAYTDDDLMLYWKKGNESLNTDERISLSQFLIQKFHTTTKLAFYSSTGWYNRLYIHFTLRRHVFFFLLQTYFPATLMVMLSWVSFWIDRRAVPARVPLGMKGPCQKDKKVSSSRYHHGAHHVHHHHWSQRLHAQSVLHQSSRHLPVVALYLWHWQPGRHDVRPPDLRLHHHGRQQHSELWHSRELWDARERRQAGEDVGPGGSGGSPAHGPGKEARLCEHLDRHPRHRQVLTGPIPWFLRPVQHHLLVYLLLTPDLCHKWGRTLLPYHTHMLQLEHNMVIFIKHQMDRELT
- the LOC129812622 gene encoding gamma-aminobutyric acid receptor subunit rho-1-like isoform X4; amino-acid sequence: MCTMQVDTVFVLFCICLMGVAGRSAHQRGQKLETYKQSRSRRQTSRMDGGTHSKSERPILKRSSDMTKSPMTKSEQLLRIDDHDFTMRPAFGGPPIPVGVDVQVESLDTISEVDMDFTMTLYLRHYWKDERLSFPSTNNQSMTFDSRLAKKIWVPDMFFVHSKRSFIHDTTTDNVMLRVHPDGNVLYSLRITVTAMCNMDLSRFPLDTQTCSLEIESYAYTDDDLMLYWKKGNESLNTDERISLSQFLIQKFHTTTKLAFYSSTGWYNRLYIHFTLRRHVFFFLLQTYFPATLMVMLSWVSFWIDRRAVPARVPLGITTVLTMSTIITGVNASMPRVSYIKAVDIYLWLPCTCGIGNPDDMTCDPQISGYTTMDVNSTANYGTAGNYGMPENGGRQERMLAQVVLGDPQLTGQVKRPGYVNIWIDTHAIDKYSRVLFPGSYALFNIIYWSIYS